TTGCGAGCCGGGGTGTGCAGCACCGGTATGCCGGCCGCGGTGGCGCCGGGGATGTCGACGTTGCTGGGATCCCCGCGGGTGGCGGCGACCACCCGCAACCCCCGCTCGAACACCGGGCCACCGACCGAGTCACTTTCCACCACAAGAACATCGGCGGCGACGGCGGTGATCCGGTCAGCTAGCTGCTCGGCGCTGTAGATTCGCAGCGGTCGCTGATCGATCCACGGGTCGTATACCACGTCGGCTAGCCGCCGGAGCTGGGCGAACCCCGGTCCACGCAATGGAGCCGTCACCAGAGCACGCGGTCGAGGCGTCACGTTTGCCAATGCTGGCGTACGGTGGCGCCCGTGTCACGCGACGACGTCACAATCGGCATCGATATCGGCACCACCGCCGTCAAAGCGGTGGCCGCCGACGACAACGGTCGGGTGACGGCGCGGGTACGGATTGGCCACCAGCTGGCGGTGCCGGCCCCCGACCGGCTGGAGCACGACGCCGACGAAGCGTGGCGGCGGGGACCATTGGCAGCACTGGACCGGCTGGTCGGACCCGACACCCGGGCACTGGCCGTTGCCGCGATGGTGCCATCGCTGACCGCTGTCGATCCCGCTGGCCGGCCGATCACACCCGGGCTGCTGTACGGCGACGCCAGGGGTCGGGTACCGAACGCCTCGGTGGCACGGGCGCAGTCGGTGCCGTCGGTGGGTGAGACCGCCGAGTTTCTGCGCTGGACGGCCGGCCAAGCGCTGGATGCGTCCGGGTACTGGCCGGCGCCGGCGGTGGCCAATTACGCCTTGTCGGGCGAAGCGGTCATCGACTATGCCACGGCCGTCACGACTCTCCCGTTGTTCGACGGGACGGGATGGAACGCGACCGCTTGCGCCGACTGCGGTGTGACCGTTGACCGGATGCCGCGGGTGGAGACGTTCGGAGTGGGAGTGGGGCAGGTGCGCGGCACCGGCGCGGTGCTGGCGGTCGGTGCCGTCGATGCCCTGTGCGAACAGATCGTGGCCGGCGCCGACCGCGACGGCGACGTGTTGGTGCTATGCGGCGCCACCTTGATCGTGTGGACCACCATCTCCGCGGCTCGTCAAGTGCCGGGTTTGTGGACCATCCCGCATACGGCACCGGGCAAGAGCCAGATCGGAGGGGCCAGCAACGCTGGTGGGTTGTTCCTCAACTGGGTGGATCGTGTTATTGGACCGGGCGATCCAGCGCTAGCCGATCCGCGGCGGGTGCCGGTGTGGCTGCCCTATATACGCGGCGAGCGCACCCCGTTCCATGAGCCCGATCGCCGGGCCGTGCTCGACGGTGTGGATCTCTCCCAGGACGCCGCATCGGTGCGGCGGGCCGCCTACGAGGCGTCGGGCTTCGTCGTGCGCCAGCTCATCGAGCTAAGCGGGGCGCCGGTGGCGCGCATCGTGGCGGCAGGCGGCGGCACCCGGATACAGCCTTGGATGCAGGCTATCGCCGACGCGACCGGCCGGCCGGTGGAGGTGTCCAGGGTGGCCGAAGGGGCGGCACTGGGAGCGGCTTTCCTCGGCCGCTTGGCGGCCGGATTGGAATCGTCGATCGCCGACGCTGCCCGGTGGGCCTCAACCGACCGCATTGTCGAACCCAGTGCCGACTGGGCGGGGCCGACCAAGGAACGCTATCGCCGGTTCCTGGCGCTCAGCGGCTCGAAGTTGGCCTGACGGTGGACCAAGATGCATGGCGCAAGAACTGGTGTGTCGTTCTACGCTTATGCAATGACAGATCACGACCAGACCGCGGCCCGTCGAGAGATCGC
Above is a window of Mycobacterium tuberculosis H37Rv DNA encoding:
- the xylB gene encoding D-xylulose kinase XylB (xylulokinase) (xylulose kinase) Belongs to the fucokinase / gluconokinase / glycerokinase / xylulokinase family.) produces the protein MSRDDVTIGIDIGTTAVKAVAADDNGRVTARVRIGHQLAVPAPDRLEHDADEAWRRGPLAALDRLVGPDTRALAVAAMVPSLTAVDPAGRPITPGLLYGDARGRVPNASVARAQSVPSVGETAEFLRWTAGQALDASGYWPAPAVANYALSGEAVIDYATAVTTLPLFDGTGWNATACADCGVTVDRMPRVETFGVGVGQVRGTGAVLAVGAVDALCEQIVAGADRDGDVLVLCGATLIVWTTISAARQVPGLWTIPHTAPGKSQIGGASNAGGLFLNWVDRVIGPGDPALADPRRVPVWLPYIRGERTPFHEPDRRAVLDGVDLSQDAASVRRAAYEASGFVVRQLIELSGAPVARIVAAGGGTRIQPWMQAIADATGRPVEVSRVAEGAALGAAFLGRLAAGLESSIADAARWASTDRIVEPSADWAGPTKERYRRFLALSGSKLA